The following nucleotide sequence is from Macadamia integrifolia cultivar HAES 741 unplaced genomic scaffold, SCU_Mint_v3 scaffold561, whole genome shotgun sequence.
gcaagggcaaggaacctaCATCTTCTTCCAATCAACGTAGGACCACAACTTCAAAACAgaaaagtgtagggactagttccccagcccttcgtaaaaggcaacaaggacatgcccccatcgatcctttacactacgatgagggactcttccggagtttgaAGGCGAAAACTAATTGGCAGACCTCTCTAAAGAAGTctatgatgatggagaaaaccgtggtaacttgtgatttcaataagattcaactTTAAGAAaggtttactgcactgggttggcagtccatccttaacattgaccgcCCCTGCTATAAACACCCGATTCGAAGATTttactgtaatttggaggtcccttactagtatggggagtactcaatcaccaacATAGTGAAGGGAGTGAATATTCATTTaactgtggacactcttgctagcattttagatatttcatcagttgggcatcaattctatggtgCCCCAAGGAGTAAGCTCGTGGGCTCATCCTTAAGTTTGGAGATGCAGGACCaaattagagaattccttcctaagattgagcgaggatttggacacaatgaCTAATGCTATTTCAGTGGATTTTTTCGACTCCGaagggatgtacaactagtgaatTCAAGGTTCGATTACTATGACCGTcagctcaatgttagatcgaggcctaggagggatggaggagtagagctagacgatgacgagggtctctaaGGACTTATCTTTCCTGTCttaatcagctttttacttgtccCTTATTGTTtgtgtgtttatggtggactatattttttttttttgtacttttctctgtcaTTAGACTTGTTAGTATGGTGTtgtgatgttgttggtgacttgtggttagttttgtctgcttgataaacttattgtgATTTgattgtaacaacgttagttagccctTGTTGATTATACTTATTcgtatatgtatgttgtctatcaggtgcttctatttgaaaatttagaAAATCTTATTTAAGCGTTGTTAtactgccgaaatttcgttaaatctgtagtcgatgggttatgaaatcaaataactaatcttttatttattccaagcaagctttctctaatgcatgccatgaaatgcaataattaaatgcaaccatcattttttttttggcttttaaattctttaaaatttttttatatttacccaaccccatttcctattttAGATTCTATgtggtctaaatggtatgctatgagtggatagagcatcacgctctgataccaccattgttacaccctgttcacacagaatcggatcggtgatcgggttaactctggttaacccaaacctaccaggatcatctgatacagtacccaccacagcatacccacatctaagataagtgttcaaaagttcagcggaagacttaaattacctgtaaatatctccAATATACTTGacacccaaattgtagtatatagataaatacatatgggcccgcaggcatgatatttacacaaaaagaataacaatttacgtatcaagtacacaaaaaggaagatcatcaaaataatcaaaaagcaaaatcttgtATGGTTCCATtattgcggtcccgcagcacagccctcgcacgtacAATCAGCACCGTgttcatactcctcggggacccaccaatcctcatcgagaaactcaactgtggggcccaacccctgatcttcaggcgggtgacctgcaaaatcatcaaaaagaggtgcgcacgtgggatgagctcactagcttagtaagtgaaaaggaccacacaacaatcacatctatatgcactatatgttatggaattcattttaaatcttatccacctaaacaacattactaagtctttggttttgtgctactacaaccacagtgcacgtaagccccgggtacgagccgcgaattCCATCCCGCggtacgcccatagggttatcggagaaggcccaccatgagtacttagaaaaataaagcatgccgaccatcgcctctcaacataaaagtaaatgacagaaagtaaaggtgctgactctagcaatttaaaagcagtacgattagccctcttgaatataccactgaggttgccgactgtcctaatgaccagccgggcgtatgtctaacagccacagtgacctaacaactgcgaccactgcttccccccaagtgataacccaacacctcaacccctgttgggaagggtcgtagcatgggaaaatgataatcctaaaccgcatgctcctatatgacagtacgattgcatagtgccaccgtgtcccattccacgggccaccaatacattcgtttccaagtcgactatggcatctagtctaataatggatcatgcatagtaatccaaccattcatcacataagcacatcaatcatttagcattgagaatgtaaaacacaacacacatatcataatcatatgaggatgactaatctacacataatttgcatgatgacatggctagtctagatacaattgaatgatgcaaaacaagccttaaaataaattcaaacgtcatctccccacttactttttGTGTACAAAAACttacgctcggtacgggtgagatccggcgctagaaacgtaagtttctagtgaacctatcataagtgaatggggttagtatttcaccaccttggggtcaaaactaacaagatttgatgtttaaatcatgtttaaaaccataaaagaaggttgcccatCCATTTtaggtccattcggacacaaaaatcacgttggggggcCCACgggtgggccagatagcccgcctgtcttcgcccacctgtcttctcaggtgggcaggCTCACCCACCAATCTTCTCAAGCGGGCGagttggcccaccgatcctcACCCACCAGTGGAAACCGAGGGCCTGTcctcttaggcgggtgccctcaggtgggctagtcggcccaccggttctcacccacctgagggggcaAAAAATTGtattcttccttgaaactttccccaaccttggggaaaccaaatggggctgttccaatcacattttccacacatctaaggtcttataagatgattctaacctagatctaagttagatttaaggattgaaaagccatcttaccttctttgctcaagaactctttcaaaaccccaaaatcacttcttagctcaagaaatcaccaatgcttctcaaatcttgtaaacacttcttcaaatccttcaaaatcaatacatagacatctattaaaccttagattcatcatctcatgtgggatttataagatctcaaggaactctatccaaatcaagggtttcacttgggtttagtgaaagtttaagaagcatagcctttgctcacctccaatcgtagatctcgtgttgaggatcactcttccgacatcggaatggaaagatcaaaccttggcatcgctcaaagtcattccttcctcctcttcttcccctttcttcttcttcgttctcttttcttcccttcttttctctctcctctttactcttctcgcCAACCCTTTAAtgcaataaatgagaaaaggagaaacacgataaatgctatttataccttaaaatatctattaaccacatgggtgggtcactcaggtgggcggatgcgcccgcctgtgaccgcccacctgtgggtcgaaacttagccaacaagtgggattttgatggaattcgactctcaacatgtatctcactctcagcacgaggtatattatatgtatatactttaggatacgactacataccaacattatccatacatggccttatgatacgtgcatgtgcacggcttgggtacacccgtctctctggcactgactcggacttgtctggccaacctgtgttcaaagtcacccttgccatcatggtccataaggaacccgccttaacacTCTCTGTTTCAGgttctgcatggttaaaccgggtcaaccgtgcaATTAAATCGGGTTTTAAAAGTAGGCTATCACAGGTtatgtaatacttgaaacatacaggggaggggagtgtaattttctcttttttttcttaattatttatCTAAAGGATTTTGAATAAGATAGAATGTGGGAAATTATGACTAAGACTGAACAGAAAATCCAAGATGGAGATTACCCATTCTAATCCAGTTCGGATTGAATCAATCTCAGAACCCTTACACAGTCGGCCTTCAAGTTGAGTTTACTCAATGATGCTAGAGTTTTAGCCAATGAATCAAGTGTATCAAATTAGTTAAATCAGGATCGATcacaaaaaaatccaattatTGACTGACAATCCGATTTGTGATTCTTAAAACACTGATTATGATCGATCCTTGCATTTGCCACATAAGAAGAAATTGATATACCATACATTCGTTGACTAGTCAGTGATCGAGAAATTGTGCTCCTCCGACCTCTCATGTTAGGAGTATGAGGGAGTGGGAGGCATATGATATACCCTATATTAGTTGACCAATCAATGGTGGGAAGGACACATCTCGACCTGGTGTGAACATGAGCTCACCTCTTCGACCACCACAATAAGGGCTCTTGACCTCACGACCTACCCATACATGAGGTCCCCACGCCCATAACCGACTTTAGCCTTAACAAGCATGGCTAACCAGGGTCAAATAGTTATCTAGCCCCCTAACCTACCATGGTTAAGTTAGCCGCTACAGGACCTTACCATGGTCAGGTTAATGGTTATTTAACCCTTAGACCCACCATGGTTAAGTTAGTCATTACAGGACGTTACCGTGATCAGGTTAGCCGTTATGATAACCAACCCAGGTAGAGTTAGTTCTTATAAGCTTGGTCAGCTCCACAACAAAGGATAATCCCTCCAATAGGACAGGGATACAAGTGAGCATGTCAAAGACCCTCAACCAATAAGGAGGGCTGAGTCGCTTATATAAGGGAGACTCAACTAGTTTTCAGGTAAGACTTTTATTCGACTGAATACCCTATGTAAAAATAAGAATATCAGAATCTAACTTTGGCATCAAAGCCTCCTCGCAAAACTTCCTTGGTGTGTTGTGTAGGTTTGCATCACCCGTGCAACAACATCAATCAAAGATGAAATGATTGATGACGATGGAGTTTCTAATTCCTACTCCAATGGTTGTTAGTATTAAGAACTTGAGTAGAACCCTTTAACTAATTTGAAGTAGACGAGGTTCGACATACAAAGTTCAATTAAATAGCACGGTAGAGTGACGCGCTGTGGGTCCTGCATCTTAGGTTGTTAGGTTTGAATCTTTAATATCCTGCTGTGATTCTAGAAGACCGATGCTGTCGATTCTtggtttcttctcctttctgACCGACAGGATTTTAGCTCTTGCTAAACTTCTACGCCAGCTTGTAAATAATCCCGATCCATTAATAATTGAGGCCTCTCCGGTACGCATGTCTTCGTTAACTCTGTCCTTGTATGAGGATTATCATCATATATTGATTTATATAGATAAAATTTATCACAGAGAGTTGATTGTTGAGAGAGTTGATTGTTGGGTAGATTCTATTTGTGTGCATTAATTATGTACATTCACAGACCCACTTGGCTGGCATTGGAGTTTGACACATCAACTGCTCTcgttctagggtttttttttcctccttcaGTTTAAGACATGGAGATCATAGGAACACGTTGTTGCTCACTTGTCATAGTGCTCAAACTCAAAAGTCAAATACAAACTTTTTgagtttctcttttattttcttcacctTATCTGGTTTGGATTGTGTGAaaggagggaaagaaagaagctCTCAGTGTTTCAGTTTTCAGTCAATTCGGGTTCCTCGGGGCTAGACTCTGCTCAAGCGATGGAGCTTCAAAGATTAGCAGAATACTTGGTTTTTGTGATTGCTCGTCTgggattgattgattgattgttgGTTTAGTCAGTTGTGTTAAAATTCCTTTTGAGATTTTAGATTTTGGATTCGTGTATGCATCTGGGAATGGTTTAGTGGATTCATAGATTCAatctttttggttttggggAGAGAAAATTAAGTGGTTCTTGAGATGGAGAATTCGAATATATCGAGGAATGGGCATGAAGAGCATCTGGGTAttaaaaaaatggggaagaacatcAAGAAAAGTCCTCTGCATCAACCCAATTTCACAAACACAAGGCGACAATCCCAGCCTCAGGTTTATAATATAAGCAAGAATGATTTCCGGAGCTTCGTTCAACAGTTGACTGGTTCACCCTCCCAAGACCCTTTGCCTCGACCGCCGCAGAACCCACCTAAACATCCAAGTATGCGTTTGCAGAAGATCCGTCCACCGCCATTGACGCCAATCAACCGACACCAGATTTCTCCTTCTGCAATTGTTCCAGCTGAATCTCCAATCTCTGCTTACATGAGATACCTTCAGAACTCTATCATTGACTCAGGTCCAAGGCCAACACAACCTCCGTCGTCGTCGGGTTTACTTTCGACCCCACCACCGCCGGCTTTCCCATCACTAGGGACTCATGCTTTCCCTTCTCCCCATGGGAATGCCCCTGATCTTTTGCTTTCCCCAACTTCTCAGTTTCTCTTGCAATCCCCAAGTTCTTTCTTGAATCTATCGTCTCCTCGTTCTCCTCATCCTTTGATTTCGCCCAGTTTTCAGTACCCTCCACCTCTGACTCTCAATTTTGCGTATTCACCCATGTCACAATCAGGGATTTTGGGTCCTGGGCCACAACCTGCACCCTCTCCTGGAAATTTATTTCCATCCTCCCTGTCTGAGTTCTTCCCCATCCCAAGTCCTAGATGGAGGGATCAATAATCCTTAAATTTGGAAGGTGCGTTAGTTGATGGTGTCTGGAAGTATTTTTGTATTCAACTAATCTCCTTCTCCAGGGAGCTATTGTCTTGCCTGTGAAAATGTAAGATATAACAGTGTAgaaatgtttcaagaaatttcTTTGAAcccttttcttgctcttttttttttccttccttttgttCTGTGAATCCCTCTTCTACACCTTGCATTTTGGTGGGTTGGCTTAATTATTTCTTGGTGGGTTTGCTTACTTTAGCTAGCTGCAATGAAAGCTGTGATACGCAAGCATCCGGGTATCGTGTCTGATTAATAGGTATATCCCTTTGATACTATGATCAGAATTCTGGTTTCTGCTGGAACCAAGGTTATTAAACTCGGAACTCGGATCCAAATTACTTGCAGCCGATTCTAAATCGACAGATCCAATTTCAATTCTTGAAACCTTGGTTATATGCAAGCATGAAGGCTATGTTTAGTTGtcaagaaaaataaggaaaaaaaaattgaaattaaggAGATAGATAGGTATTTAAATCAATCATTGCGTCCGcgtcattttttcttttgtctcattatatatatatatatatatatatttttttttttttttttttgaaacaaaacatGGACCTTAGTGATATTTAGGGCCTTTTTTGTTGCAATTCTGTTTGTCATTGCATTCATGACATAAAATTGTTCTTTTTGATTCCACTCTATGATAGTATTCTTCAACTGAAGATTAGAGTTTGTTAAAACTGCTCTAAAAGTGTTTCTATAACA
It contains:
- the LOC122069235 gene encoding protein HAIKU1-like; amino-acid sequence: MENSNISRNGHEEHLGIKKMGKNIKKSPLHQPNFTNTRRQSQPQVYNISKNDFRSFVQQLTGSPSQDPLPRPPQNPPKHPSMRLQKIRPPPLTPINRHQISPSAIVPAESPISAYMRYLQNSIIDSGPRPTQPPSSSGLLSTPPPPAFPSLGTHAFPSPHGNAPDLLLSPTSQFLLQSPSSFLNLSSPRSPHPLISPSFQYPPPLTLNFAYSPMSQSGILGPGPQPAPSPGNLFPSSLSEFFPIPSPRWRDQ